The proteins below are encoded in one region of Mycolicibacterium neworleansense:
- a CDS encoding sterol carrier family protein: MAARGSVDPQKTRAAVAAVADWLRDPAHAEPSRAELADAVRLTARTLAAAAPGASVEVRVPPFVAVQCIEGPRHTRGNPPNVVETDPRTWLRLATGLLALDAAGAAVQMSGSRAGEVARWLPLVPLAG, from the coding sequence ATGGCCGCGCGAGGCAGTGTCGATCCGCAAAAGACCAGGGCGGCGGTGGCCGCCGTCGCCGATTGGCTACGCGATCCCGCCCATGCCGAACCCTCACGTGCCGAACTGGCCGACGCGGTGCGCCTCACCGCGCGCACCCTGGCCGCGGCGGCACCGGGTGCCAGCGTCGAGGTCAGGGTGCCGCCGTTCGTCGCGGTGCAGTGCATCGAAGGGCCGCGCCACACCCGCGGCAACCCGCCCAACGTCGTGGAAACCGATCCGCGCACCTGGCTGCGGTTGGCCACCGGCCTGCTCGCTCTCGACGCGGCAGGCGCAGCCGTCCAGATGTCGGGATCGCGGGCCGGTGAGGTGGCCCGGTGGCTGCCGCTGGTGCCGCTGGCGGGCTGA
- a CDS encoding alpha/beta hydrolase, which produces MTAETLDERHPLLRWAWSLVRLDFTGIAVGALFFCLSLTPSLLPRDWLFAGLIGGINAAIGYGIGVLLGKGLYRFGLRNRTWWPPSKRTLYWLKVLVVAGAVTACVLMLIPAAAWQRQVSSLMGMEGPATPGYLRTLIIAVAVGAALIATARMLRDAVRLLARLFIRRWHLHREVAQFIGTAIVVVLVVTLVNGVLYRGFLAGASRVFQPQNTTTREGISQPSESERSGSPASFAAWDSLGFQGRNFVATGPRAAELEKLNGAPAREPIRVYAGLHTADDDDQRIAVLLSELERTHAFERKLLVIVPTTGTGWVNPVAARALELMYNGDTAMVGMQYSYLPSWISFMGDREKSMNNGRLMIDAIHARWEQLPPERRPKLVLYGESLGSMAGQGAFSWLPDISRMGFSSVLWVGPPNASPLWRGLTVRRDPGTPQVRPRYDNGRTVRFSEAANAAEIAEDTAAPWEGTRVLFLQHPSDPIIWWSTDLLFSEPDWLVEPPGTDRTASMRWYPIITFWQVAADITNASSVPAGHGHNYGESVLDGWAAVAPPEGWTPGDTERIRVALEKTEANDGPEN; this is translated from the coding sequence GTGACGGCGGAAACCCTCGACGAACGTCACCCTCTGCTGCGCTGGGCCTGGAGCCTGGTGCGACTGGACTTCACCGGCATCGCCGTCGGAGCCCTGTTCTTCTGTCTCTCGCTGACCCCGTCGCTGCTGCCGCGCGACTGGCTGTTCGCCGGCCTGATCGGCGGCATCAACGCCGCCATCGGCTACGGCATCGGGGTCCTGTTGGGAAAAGGGCTGTACCGCTTCGGGTTACGCAACCGCACCTGGTGGCCACCGTCGAAGCGGACGCTGTACTGGCTCAAGGTGCTCGTCGTCGCCGGTGCGGTCACCGCCTGTGTGCTGATGCTGATCCCCGCAGCGGCCTGGCAACGGCAGGTCTCGTCGTTGATGGGCATGGAAGGCCCGGCCACGCCGGGCTATCTGCGCACCCTGATCATCGCGGTGGCGGTGGGCGCCGCGCTGATCGCCACCGCACGGATGCTGCGCGACGCCGTGCGACTGCTGGCCAGGTTGTTCATCCGGCGCTGGCACCTGCACCGGGAGGTGGCCCAGTTCATCGGGACGGCCATCGTGGTGGTGCTGGTGGTCACGCTCGTCAACGGCGTGCTCTACCGCGGATTCCTGGCCGGGGCCAGCCGGGTGTTTCAGCCACAGAACACCACCACACGGGAGGGCATCAGCCAGCCGTCCGAATCCGAAAGGTCCGGCAGCCCAGCCTCCTTCGCGGCATGGGATTCGCTGGGGTTCCAGGGCCGCAACTTCGTCGCGACCGGACCGCGGGCCGCCGAACTCGAAAAGCTCAACGGTGCACCGGCCCGTGAACCCATCCGGGTGTACGCCGGCCTGCATACCGCCGATGACGACGATCAGCGGATCGCGGTGCTGCTCAGCGAACTTGAGCGCACCCACGCCTTCGAGCGCAAGCTGCTGGTCATCGTCCCCACCACCGGCACCGGCTGGGTCAACCCGGTGGCCGCCCGCGCGCTGGAGCTGATGTACAACGGCGACACCGCGATGGTGGGCATGCAGTATTCGTATCTGCCGAGCTGGATCTCGTTCATGGGCGACCGCGAGAAGTCCATGAACAACGGCCGGCTGATGATCGACGCGATCCACGCACGCTGGGAGCAGCTGCCGCCCGAGCGCCGCCCGAAGCTGGTCCTGTACGGGGAGAGCCTGGGATCGATGGCCGGCCAGGGTGCGTTCAGCTGGCTGCCCGACATCTCCCGGATGGGCTTCTCCTCGGTGCTGTGGGTCGGCCCGCCCAACGCCAGTCCGCTGTGGCGCGGCCTGACCGTGCGGCGTGACCCCGGCACCCCGCAAGTACGCCCGCGCTACGACAACGGCCGCACCGTGCGGTTCTCCGAAGCGGCGAACGCCGCCGAGATCGCCGAGGACACCGCCGCGCCGTGGGAGGGCACTCGGGTCCTGTTCCTGCAGCACCCGTCCGATCCGATCATCTGGTGGTCGACGGATCTGCTGTTCTCCGAACCGGATTGGCTGGTCGAACCGCCCGGCACGGACCGCACCGCCTCGATGCGCTGGTACCCGATCATCACGTTCTGGCAGGTGGCCGCCGACATCACCAACGCGTCGAGCGTCCCGGCGGGGCACGGCCACAATTACGGCGAATCGGTACTCGACGGCTGGGCGGCCGTGGCACCACCTGAGGGCTGGACTCCCGGGGACACCGAGCGGATCCGGGTGGCGCTGGAGAAGACCGAGGCCAACGACGGACCCGAAAACTGA
- a CDS encoding DoxX family protein gives MDFVTRQLSDKPATEPLDSDSAAQPQAWPEVTKIAFRFCFLYFGLFCLLFAQITFAFLGIVGHWLPDRAVMWQMTVLGPVVSWVGRHVFGVEAVLHQDSGSGDQAAIWVMIFCLLVFSVVGTAVWSWVDRQRPDYSRLWVWFLTFVRLCVAGQMLFYGFAKLIPTQMPAPPLAALLRPYGEFSPASVLWLQVGSSYPYEMALGAVEVLAGLLLFLPRTATLGALLGVASMVQVFLLNMTFDVPVKILSGHLLLMGLVLLAPQYRRMADFLVLQRTTEPAVQPDLFADARANTIATRVQAVLGVWMVAGCVLTGWQSWSEYGGGRAKPELYGIWTVSRFDVDGRTAPPLTTDESRWQRVVFDLPEVLTYQTMNGTLVDAPVKIDGDHLTVSGPDGSPLATLTAARPTPGQLQLTGELSGRDVAIWLDRVDPDTFTLRNRGFHWVQEYPYFR, from the coding sequence ATGGATTTCGTGACGCGCCAACTCTCCGACAAGCCGGCAACCGAGCCCCTCGATTCCGACTCCGCGGCTCAGCCGCAAGCGTGGCCGGAGGTGACGAAGATCGCATTCCGGTTCTGCTTCCTGTACTTCGGCCTGTTCTGTCTGTTGTTCGCGCAGATCACGTTCGCCTTCCTGGGGATCGTGGGCCACTGGCTGCCGGATCGGGCGGTGATGTGGCAGATGACGGTGCTGGGCCCGGTGGTCAGCTGGGTCGGCCGTCACGTCTTCGGCGTCGAGGCGGTGCTGCATCAGGATTCGGGCAGCGGGGATCAGGCCGCGATCTGGGTGATGATCTTCTGCCTGCTCGTGTTCTCGGTCGTCGGCACCGCGGTGTGGTCATGGGTGGACCGGCAGCGGCCGGACTACTCGCGGCTTTGGGTCTGGTTCCTGACGTTCGTGCGGTTGTGTGTGGCCGGCCAGATGTTGTTCTACGGGTTCGCCAAGCTGATCCCGACGCAGATGCCGGCTCCCCCGCTGGCGGCGTTGCTGCGCCCGTACGGCGAGTTCAGTCCGGCCTCGGTGTTGTGGCTGCAGGTCGGTAGCTCCTACCCCTACGAGATGGCCCTGGGGGCGGTCGAGGTTCTCGCCGGGCTGCTGCTGTTCCTGCCGCGGACCGCGACACTGGGCGCGCTGCTGGGTGTGGCCAGCATGGTGCAGGTGTTCCTGCTGAACATGACCTTCGACGTGCCGGTCAAGATTCTGTCCGGGCACCTGCTGTTGATGGGCCTGGTGCTGTTGGCCCCGCAGTACCGCCGGATGGCCGACTTCCTGGTGCTGCAGCGCACCACAGAACCCGCCGTTCAACCCGACCTGTTCGCCGATGCCCGGGCCAACACCATTGCGACCCGCGTCCAGGCCGTGCTCGGCGTCTGGATGGTGGCCGGCTGCGTCCTGACCGGCTGGCAGAGTTGGAGCGAATACGGTGGCGGCCGCGCCAAACCCGAGTTGTACGGCATCTGGACGGTGAGCCGGTTCGACGTCGACGGCCGAACCGCCCCGCCATTGACCACTGATGAATCTCGTTGGCAGCGCGTCGTATTCGACCTTCCCGAGGTCCTCACCTATCAGACGATGAACGGCACATTGGTGGACGCGCCGGTCAAGATCGACGGTGATCACCTGACGGTGTCGGGGCCGGACGGCTCACCCCTGGCCACACTCACCGCAGCCCGGCCGACCCCTGGACAATTGCAGCTGACCGGTGAGTTGTCCGGTCGTGATGTCGCGATCTGGCTGGATCGCGTGGATCCTGACACGTTCACGCTGCGTAACCGCGGCTTTCACTGGGTGCAGGAGTATCCGTACTTCCGGTGA
- a CDS encoding cation:proton antiporter domain-containing protein, translated as MLLGLIAISAVLAGWSLLSKGLARLRLTAPMVLVLAGVILGFTTQDVLADTLNADSAQHVAEIILAVLLFVDATDVRGGFLGANPRAALRLLFIALPIGLACSVLVGLWLLPGLPWAVLLVIACVVVPIDFAPTSTLLRDDRLPERVRGLLNVEAGYNDGIVSPIFIFALVLAADRTHAETPIDALASAVPHALKAIVVGVVVGAALAVAANHAQRRDLMTGQAKRLILVAAPLLAYGASVLIDGNGFVSAFVCGIAFNYLRSSDTFSAELELVDDVGFLLAAVMWFVFGLTAVLALGAGVAVSTVLFGLLALTVVRMLPVLLAMLGSPVSRRERLLLGWLGPRGTTSIVFGLLAFNALEGVAEHTVAQVLVVAVLGSVVLHGVGAPAAARAYARAATKLGP; from the coding sequence GTGCTGTTGGGACTGATCGCGATATCGGCCGTGCTTGCCGGATGGTCGCTGCTGTCAAAGGGGTTGGCCCGGCTGCGGTTGACCGCGCCGATGGTGTTGGTACTGGCCGGGGTGATCCTCGGCTTCACCACCCAGGACGTGCTGGCCGACACCCTGAACGCCGACAGCGCCCAGCACGTCGCCGAGATCATCCTGGCCGTGCTGTTGTTCGTCGACGCCACCGATGTGCGCGGCGGATTCCTCGGCGCCAACCCTCGTGCGGCGCTGCGGCTGTTGTTCATCGCGCTGCCCATCGGCCTGGCCTGCTCGGTATTGGTGGGGCTGTGGCTGCTGCCCGGCCTGCCCTGGGCGGTCCTGCTGGTGATCGCGTGCGTCGTGGTGCCGATCGATTTCGCGCCGACATCGACGCTGCTGCGCGACGACCGGCTGCCGGAGCGGGTCCGCGGCCTGCTCAACGTCGAGGCCGGCTACAACGACGGCATCGTCTCGCCCATCTTCATCTTCGCTCTGGTGTTGGCCGCCGACCGCACCCACGCCGAGACACCGATCGACGCGCTGGCCTCCGCCGTCCCGCACGCCTTGAAGGCGATCGTCGTCGGTGTGGTGGTCGGTGCCGCCCTGGCCGTCGCGGCCAACCACGCCCAGCGCCGCGACCTGATGACCGGCCAGGCCAAGCGGTTGATCCTGGTCGCCGCACCGCTGCTGGCCTACGGTGCGAGCGTTCTCATCGACGGCAACGGCTTCGTCTCGGCGTTCGTCTGCGGCATCGCGTTCAACTATCTGCGGTCATCGGACACGTTCTCGGCCGAGTTGGAACTCGTCGACGACGTGGGCTTCCTGCTGGCGGCCGTCATGTGGTTCGTGTTCGGACTGACCGCGGTGCTGGCACTGGGCGCCGGAGTCGCTGTGTCCACGGTGCTGTTCGGCCTGCTGGCGTTGACCGTGGTGCGGATGCTCCCGGTGCTGCTGGCGATGCTGGGCTCGCCGGTGAGCCGGCGTGAACGGCTGTTGCTGGGCTGGCTGGGGCCGCGCGGCACCACCTCGATCGTGTTCGGGCTGCTGGCGTTCAATGCCCTGGAAGGTGTGGCCGAGCACACAGTGGCGCAGGTGCTGGTGGTAGCCGTTCTGGGCAGTGTCGTGCTGCACGGGGTGGGCGCACCAGCGGCTGCCCGCGCCTATGCCCGGGCAGCTACTAAACTGGGCCCGTGA
- a CDS encoding DUF4259 domain-containing protein: MGVWGPGNFESDTVADGLGELTNRIIGEISEQFDDTSDDSAVQPDEWGGEMVPAWLEILIDIVEPARVGATFPSVATLSDWRDRYLRVWDEYIDELEPEDTYKTERRAVLVSTFERAISLATTREQG, translated from the coding sequence GTGGGAGTTTGGGGTCCAGGGAACTTCGAGAGCGACACCGTGGCCGACGGGCTCGGCGAGCTGACGAACCGGATCATCGGTGAGATCTCGGAGCAGTTCGACGACACGTCCGACGATTCCGCTGTGCAGCCCGACGAGTGGGGCGGGGAGATGGTGCCCGCCTGGCTCGAGATCCTGATAGACATCGTCGAGCCGGCGCGGGTCGGTGCCACGTTTCCTTCGGTGGCCACGCTGAGCGATTGGCGTGACCGCTACCTGCGCGTGTGGGACGAGTACATCGACGAGCTCGAACCGGAAGACACGTACAAGACCGAACGGCGCGCGGTGCTCGTCAGCACCTTCGAGCGGGCCATCTCCCTGGCCACCACGCGCGAACAGGGTTAG
- the purL gene encoding phosphoribosylformylglycinamidine synthase subunit PurL, whose protein sequence is MTSELTHGRTSTQDTVERAAATPDQPQPYRELGLKDDEYQRIREILGRRPTDAELAMYSVMWSEHCSYKSSKVHLRYFGETTTDEMRAGMLAGIGENAGVVDIGDGWAVTFKVESHNHPSYVEPYQGAATGVGGIVRDIMAMGARPVAVMDQLRFGAADAPDTRRVLDGVVRGVGGYGNSLGLPNIGGETIFDPSYAGNPLVNALCVGALRKEDLHLAFASGTGNKIILFGARTGLDGIGGVSVLASDTFSGDESGAGRKKLPSVQVGDPFTEKVLIECCLELYSAGLVVGIQDLGGAGLSCATSELASAGDGGMRIELDQVPLRAKDMTPAEVLSSESQERMCAVVTPENVEAFMAVCRKWDVLASVIGEVTDGDRLQITWHGETVVDVPPRTVAHEGPVYQRPVARPESQDALVADTSAKLPRPKTGDELKATLLALIGSPHLCSRAFITEQYDRYVRGNTVLAEHADGGVLRIDEATGRGIAVSTDASGRYTQLDPYTGAQLALAEAYRNVAVTGATPVAVTNCLNFGSPEDPGVMWQFSQAVRGLADGCAALGIPVTGGNVSFYNQTGSTAILPTPVVGVLGVIDDVKRRIPTGLGTEPGETLLLLGDTYDEFDGSVWAQVTGDHLGGVPPKVDLAREKLLAEVLTAASRDGLISAAHDLSEGGLMQAVVEAALAGETGCRVILPEDLPEGIDPFVFLFSESAGRVLVAVPRTEESRFRSMCEARDLPATRVGVVDQGPEGGEPVIEVQGQFSITLAELRSTSEGVLPGLFG, encoded by the coding sequence GTGACGTCTGAGCTCACCCACGGCCGTACATCGACCCAAGACACTGTGGAGCGGGCAGCCGCCACCCCTGATCAGCCGCAGCCCTACCGTGAACTCGGTCTCAAGGACGACGAGTACCAGCGGATTCGCGAGATCCTGGGCCGCCGCCCCACCGACGCCGAGCTGGCGATGTACTCGGTGATGTGGAGCGAACACTGCTCTTACAAGTCCTCGAAGGTGCACCTGCGCTACTTCGGTGAGACCACCACCGACGAGATGCGCGCCGGCATGCTGGCCGGCATCGGTGAGAACGCCGGCGTGGTCGACATCGGCGACGGCTGGGCCGTCACCTTCAAGGTCGAGTCCCACAACCACCCGTCCTACGTCGAGCCCTACCAGGGCGCGGCCACCGGTGTCGGCGGCATCGTCCGCGACATCATGGCGATGGGTGCCCGCCCGGTGGCGGTCATGGATCAGCTGCGCTTCGGCGCGGCCGATGCGCCCGACACCCGCCGCGTTCTCGACGGCGTGGTCCGCGGGGTCGGCGGCTACGGCAACTCGCTGGGCCTGCCCAACATCGGCGGCGAGACGATCTTCGACCCCTCCTATGCCGGCAACCCGTTGGTCAACGCGCTGTGCGTAGGTGCCCTGCGCAAAGAAGACCTGCATCTGGCGTTCGCCTCGGGCACCGGCAACAAGATCATCCTGTTCGGTGCGCGCACCGGCCTGGACGGCATCGGCGGTGTCTCGGTGCTGGCTTCGGACACCTTCAGCGGAGACGAATCCGGCGCGGGCCGCAAGAAGCTGCCGAGCGTTCAGGTGGGCGACCCGTTCACCGAGAAGGTGCTCATCGAGTGTTGCCTCGAGCTGTACTCGGCCGGCCTGGTGGTCGGTATCCAGGACCTCGGCGGTGCCGGACTGTCCTGCGCCACATCTGAACTCGCTTCCGCCGGCGACGGCGGCATGCGCATCGAGCTGGATCAGGTGCCGCTGCGCGCCAAGGACATGACCCCGGCCGAGGTGCTCTCCAGTGAGTCCCAGGAACGCATGTGCGCCGTGGTGACGCCGGAGAACGTCGAGGCGTTCATGGCCGTCTGCCGCAAGTGGGACGTGCTGGCCAGCGTGATCGGTGAGGTCACCGACGGGGACCGGCTGCAGATCACCTGGCACGGTGAGACCGTGGTCGACGTGCCGCCGCGCACCGTGGCCCACGAGGGCCCGGTCTACCAGCGTCCGGTGGCCCGTCCAGAGAGTCAGGACGCCCTGGTCGCCGACACCTCGGCCAAACTGCCCCGGCCCAAGACCGGCGATGAGCTCAAGGCCACCCTGCTGGCGCTGATCGGCAGCCCGCACCTGTGCAGCCGGGCCTTCATCACCGAGCAGTACGACCGCTACGTGCGGGGCAACACCGTGCTGGCCGAGCATGCCGACGGCGGTGTGCTGCGCATCGACGAGGCCACCGGCCGTGGCATCGCGGTCTCCACCGACGCCTCGGGCCGCTACACCCAGCTCGACCCGTACACCGGTGCCCAGCTCGCCCTGGCCGAGGCCTACCGCAACGTCGCGGTCACCGGGGCCACCCCGGTCGCCGTCACCAACTGCCTCAACTTCGGGTCCCCCGAGGACCCGGGTGTCATGTGGCAGTTCAGCCAGGCCGTCCGCGGCCTCGCCGACGGCTGTGCCGCCCTTGGCATCCCGGTCACCGGCGGCAACGTCAGCTTCTACAACCAGACCGGATCCACCGCGATCCTGCCCACCCCGGTGGTCGGCGTGCTCGGCGTCATCGACGACGTGAAGCGACGCATCCCCACCGGCCTGGGGACCGAGCCGGGGGAGACGTTGCTGCTGCTCGGCGACACCTACGACGAGTTCGACGGCTCGGTCTGGGCCCAGGTCACCGGCGACCATCTGGGCGGGGTTCCGCCGAAGGTGGACCTGGCCCGCGAGAAGCTGCTGGCCGAGGTGCTGACCGCGGCCTCGCGCGACGGCCTGATCTCGGCGGCGCACGACTTGAGCGAAGGCGGCCTGATGCAGGCCGTGGTGGAGGCCGCGTTGGCCGGTGAAACCGGTTGCCGCGTCATCCTTCCCGAGGATCTGCCCGAGGGCATCGATCCGTTCGTCTTCCTGTTCTCCGAGTCCGCCGGCCGGGTGCTCGTCGCCGTGCCACGTACCGAGGAGAGCCGGTTCCGGTCGATGTGTGAGGCCAGAGACCTTCCCGCGACCCGGGTCGGCGTGGTGGACCAGGGTCCCGAAGGCGGGGAACCCGTGATCGAGGTCCAGGGCCAGTTCAGCATCACCCTCGCGGAGCTACGGAGCACGTCGGAGGGCGTGCTGCCCGGGCTGTTCGGGTGA
- a CDS encoding Rv0804 family intramembrane glutamic endopeptidase, with translation MPAGRIRAVALAAGLVAWNGLVDPRLPARWQPVVRAALGGGLMFGTGARSGLRPPALWSGLRLGAAAATVVSAGVAASSAVPIVRTEMRRKVLPDAPARWLALRIPVGTVWPEEAIFRAALAKVGAEAFGPAGGQILQATAFGLSHIADARAAGEPVLPTVLVTGVAGWVFGRLAQRSSSLAAPMLAHLAINEAGALAALASQAVPAPLPTPGVQP, from the coding sequence ATGCCGGCCGGCCGGATTCGGGCCGTGGCGCTTGCCGCCGGCTTGGTCGCGTGGAACGGCCTGGTCGATCCCCGGTTGCCGGCCCGCTGGCAGCCGGTGGTGCGAGCGGCGCTCGGCGGTGGGCTGATGTTCGGAACAGGGGCCCGGTCGGGGCTGCGGCCCCCGGCATTGTGGTCGGGTCTGCGACTCGGGGCGGCCGCCGCCACCGTGGTGAGCGCGGGTGTGGCGGCGAGCTCGGCGGTCCCCATCGTGCGGACGGAGATGCGCCGCAAGGTGCTTCCCGATGCGCCGGCGCGATGGTTGGCGCTGAGAATCCCGGTGGGGACGGTCTGGCCGGAGGAGGCCATCTTTCGTGCCGCACTGGCCAAGGTCGGCGCCGAGGCGTTCGGCCCGGCCGGCGGTCAGATCTTGCAGGCCACGGCGTTCGGGCTGTCACACATCGCCGATGCCCGCGCCGCGGGCGAACCGGTGCTGCCGACCGTGTTGGTCACCGGCGTGGCCGGGTGGGTGTTCGGCCGGCTGGCGCAGCGCTCGTCGAGCCTGGCCGCGCCGATGCTGGCGCACCTGGCGATCAACGAGGCGGGGGCGCTGGCTGCACTGGCCTCCCAAGCCGTGCCAGCACCCCTGCCGACGCCAGGAGTGCAGCCGTAA
- a CDS encoding MCE family protein: MFADHRNPPYRTAGAVFLAILALVLGLIVAQFRGAFEPRTPLTLLASRAGLVLDPGSKVTYNGVPIGRVGAVDAGSDPVRALVRLDINPKYLDLLPANVQTSIQATTVFGNKYVAFTSPEHPSAQRVSSSDPIDVTAVTTEFNTLFETITAITEQVDPIKLNQTLSATAQALTGLGSAFGQSLSDGNTILDDVNPRLPALRHDIAGLADLGERYAAAGPDLFDGLGEAARSAATFNSQRGHLDAALVAAIGFAGTGSDILERGGPYLRRGAQDLIPTSQLFDKYQGQLFCTIRNYHDVAPAFYETFGGDNGYSLDSTGTLSSIGVGNTYVYPDNLPRVNAKGGPEGKPGCWKPITRDLWPAPYLVMDTGLSIAPYNHVELGSPIFTDYVWGRQVGEPTINP, translated from the coding sequence GTGTTTGCCGATCACCGTAATCCGCCGTATCGCACGGCCGGTGCAGTGTTTCTGGCGATCCTCGCGCTGGTACTGGGGTTGATCGTGGCGCAGTTCCGGGGCGCGTTCGAACCCAGGACGCCACTGACGCTGCTGGCCTCGCGGGCGGGTCTGGTGCTCGATCCGGGTTCGAAGGTGACCTACAACGGGGTCCCGATCGGCCGGGTGGGCGCGGTGGACGCCGGCTCTGACCCGGTCCGGGCTCTCGTGCGGCTCGACATCAACCCGAAGTACCTGGACCTGCTGCCGGCCAATGTGCAGACCTCCATCCAGGCGACGACGGTGTTCGGCAACAAGTACGTGGCGTTCACCTCACCGGAACATCCCAGTGCGCAACGGGTTTCGAGTTCCGACCCGATCGACGTCACGGCGGTCACCACCGAGTTCAACACGTTGTTCGAGACGATCACCGCCATCACCGAGCAGGTCGATCCGATCAAGCTGAACCAGACCCTGTCGGCCACTGCGCAGGCACTGACCGGCCTGGGCAGCGCGTTCGGGCAGTCACTGTCCGACGGCAACACCATCCTCGACGATGTGAACCCGCGACTGCCCGCGCTGCGGCACGACATCGCCGGGCTGGCCGATCTCGGCGAACGCTATGCGGCGGCCGGGCCCGATCTGTTCGACGGCCTGGGTGAGGCTGCCCGCAGTGCCGCCACCTTCAACTCCCAGCGCGGCCACCTCGACGCGGCGCTGGTCGCGGCGATCGGCTTCGCCGGAACGGGTTCGGACATCCTCGAGCGCGGCGGGCCGTATCTGCGGCGCGGGGCGCAGGATCTGATCCCGACGTCGCAACTGTTCGACAAATATCAGGGTCAGCTGTTCTGCACGATCCGCAACTACCACGACGTCGCGCCCGCCTTCTATGAGACGTTCGGCGGCGACAACGGATATTCGCTCGACAGCACGGGCACCCTCTCGAGCATCGGAGTCGGCAACACCTACGTCTATCCCGACAACCTGCCGCGGGTGAATGCCAAGGGCGGCCCCGAGGGCAAGCCCGGTTGCTGGAAGCCGATCACCCGTGACCTGTGGCCCGCGCCGTATCTGGTGATGGACACCGGCTTGTCGATCGCGCCGTACAACCATGTCGAACTCGGCTCACCGATCTTCACCGACTATGTCTGGGGACGGCAGGTCGGTGAGCCCACGATCAACCCGTGA
- a CDS encoding VOC family protein encodes MALSVEMITVDCTDPEALAQWWAQALGGEVNALMPGEFVVLARPDGPRLGFQKVADPTPGKNRVHLDLAAEDTEAEVARLVGLGASETERHSFGPDFSWVVLADPEGNAFCIGSEG; translated from the coding sequence ATGGCACTGTCCGTGGAGATGATCACCGTCGACTGCACCGATCCCGAGGCGCTGGCCCAGTGGTGGGCCCAAGCCCTCGGCGGCGAGGTGAACGCCTTGATGCCAGGCGAATTCGTGGTGCTGGCGCGGCCCGACGGGCCGCGGCTGGGATTTCAGAAAGTGGCGGATCCGACGCCGGGTAAGAACCGCGTCCACCTCGACCTGGCGGCCGAGGACACCGAAGCCGAGGTGGCACGGCTGGTGGGCCTCGGGGCCTCCGAGACGGAACGCCACAGCTTCGGTCCGGACTTCAGCTGGGTGGTCCTGGCTGACCCCGAGGGCAACGCCTTCTGTATCGGCTCCGAGGGCTAG